The Streptomyces sp. NBC_00344 genome includes a window with the following:
- a CDS encoding DNA-3-methyladenine glycosylase family protein yields the protein MAGRFIAKRGPADLGLVLGVLRRGPGDPTFRMTPDGAVWRASLTPEGPGTLRVAVDGAEAWGPGADWLISQLPSLMGDADDPSAFVPRHRLIADAHRRRPNLRLCRTGLVLESLIPSILEQKVTVDEAYRAWRLLVRTFGTPAPGPAPERMHVMPDPRTWALIPSWEWHRAGVDNKRASTILRAVRVARRLEEAAAMPLPEAVRRLELIPGVGPWTSAETLQRAIGAPDAVTVGDLHLPGIVGYALTGRRDVDDAGMLELLEPYAETGQRHRAVRLILLTGRVPARRVPKMPKVDIARL from the coding sequence GTGGCAGGACGTTTCATCGCGAAGCGCGGCCCCGCCGACCTCGGACTGGTCCTCGGGGTGCTCCGCCGTGGCCCGGGCGACCCCACGTTCCGTATGACGCCCGACGGGGCGGTGTGGCGGGCCAGCCTCACACCCGAGGGACCCGGCACGCTGCGCGTGGCGGTGGACGGGGCGGAGGCGTGGGGCCCCGGCGCGGACTGGCTGATCTCCCAACTCCCGTCCCTGATGGGGGACGCGGACGATCCTTCGGCGTTCGTACCACGGCACCGCCTGATCGCCGATGCACACCGCAGGCGCCCGAATCTCCGGCTCTGCCGGACCGGCCTCGTGCTGGAATCGCTGATCCCGTCGATCCTGGAACAGAAGGTCACGGTGGACGAGGCCTATCGGGCCTGGCGTCTGCTGGTCCGCACATTCGGCACCCCGGCACCCGGCCCCGCCCCCGAGCGCATGCATGTCATGCCGGACCCGCGGACGTGGGCGCTGATCCCGTCCTGGGAATGGCACCGGGCGGGTGTCGACAACAAGCGCGCCTCGACCATCCTGCGAGCGGTCCGGGTGGCCCGCCGTCTGGAGGAGGCCGCGGCCATGCCGCTGCCCGAGGCAGTACGCCGGCTTGAACTGATCCCCGGCGTCGGCCCCTGGACCTCGGCGGAAACCCTCCAGCGGGCGATCGGCGCACCGGACGCGGTGACGGTCGGGGACCTGCATCTGCCGGGCATCGTCGGGTACGCGCTGACCGGGCGCAGGGACGTGGACGACGCCGGGATGCTGGAACTGCTGGAGCCGTACGCGGAGACCGGGCAGCGGCATCGGGCGGTGCGGCTGATCCTGCTGACCGGGAGGGTACCGGCGCGGCGGGTGCCGAAGATGCCGAAGGTGGACATCGCCCGGCTGTGA